One window of Streptomyces sp. SUK 48 genomic DNA carries:
- a CDS encoding sigma-70 family RNA polymerase sigma factor, with product MTALAVTEAPPAPAADPEPDLVSRFLAGDEDGMAAVYRRWAPLVLSLARQSLGDGAEAEDVTQTVFLAAWRGRHGYRPARGPLPAWLVGIARRKIADALAARTRRSDVTVAAARESARPQDRSSAQDAVLSRVDVTRELRRLPEVQRRVLCLAFYGDLTQTQIAHVTGWPLGTVKSHARRGLLRLAGNLDVEAGERAR from the coding sequence ATGACCGCACTCGCTGTCACCGAAGCCCCGCCCGCGCCCGCGGCGGACCCGGAGCCCGACCTGGTCTCGCGCTTCCTGGCCGGGGACGAGGACGGTATGGCAGCGGTCTACCGCCGCTGGGCCCCCCTCGTCCTGTCCCTGGCGCGGCAGTCGCTGGGGGACGGCGCGGAGGCCGAGGACGTCACCCAGACGGTGTTCCTCGCCGCCTGGCGCGGCCGCCACGGATACCGCCCGGCCCGCGGTCCGCTGCCCGCCTGGCTCGTGGGCATCGCCCGGCGCAAGATCGCCGACGCGCTGGCGGCCCGAACCCGGCGCTCGGACGTCACCGTCGCGGCGGCACGGGAGTCGGCCCGCCCGCAGGACCGGTCGTCCGCGCAGGACGCCGTCCTGAGCCGCGTGGACGTCACCCGGGAGCTGCGCCGCCTGCCCGAGGTGCAGCGGCGGGTCCTGTGCCTGGCCTTCTACGGCGACCTGACACAGACGCAGATCGCCCATGTGACGGGATGGCCGCTGGGTACGGTCAAGAGCCACGCCCGGCGTGGGCTGCTGCGCCTGGCGGGGAACCTGGACGTCGAGGCCGGGGAGCGAGCCCGCTGA
- a CDS encoding cryptochrome/photolyase family protein yields the protein MTTPHWLFGDQLGPHFLTPDGADGPGREAPVVMIEARSVFRRRRFHRAKAHLVLSAMRHRAAELGERVTYVRAETYREGLRRAVGDAPVTVCHPTSYAALRLVRSLPRVRVLPARGFLVAHEEFAGWAGERGERRLRQEDFYHWVRQGHDLLMDGDHPAGGRFNHDHDNREPPPGGARELDVPAPYRPREDGIDAEVREDLDRWEREDGVRFVGRDGPRRFPATRREALSALRRFVAHRLTSFGPYEDAMLTADPVMSHSLLSSSLNLGLLHPAECVERAERAWREGAVPVNSAEGFVRQIAGWREYVWQLYWHFGEDYRHRNALGHTAQLPDYFAELDADAVTAHCLATVLAQVRDTGWTHHIPRLMVLGSHALQRGWDPGAVTDWFHRCFVDGYDWVMVPNVVGMSQYADGGRMTTKPYTSGGAYIHRMSDLCDGCAYRPTERTGPHACPYAAGYWAFLHRHRRLLSGNARVRRAVQGLDRLGDLDEVLRQERRRAGEVP from the coding sequence ATGACCACCCCGCACTGGCTCTTCGGCGACCAGCTCGGCCCGCACTTCCTCACCCCGGACGGCGCGGACGGACCCGGCCGCGAGGCCCCCGTGGTGATGATCGAGGCCAGGTCGGTCTTCCGGCGGCGCCGCTTCCACCGGGCCAAGGCGCATCTGGTGCTCTCCGCGATGCGGCACCGCGCGGCGGAACTGGGCGAGCGGGTGACGTACGTACGGGCCGAGACCTACCGCGAGGGCCTGCGCCGGGCGGTGGGGGACGCGCCGGTCACGGTGTGCCATCCGACCTCGTACGCGGCGCTCCGGCTGGTGCGGTCGCTGCCCCGGGTGCGGGTGCTGCCCGCCCGGGGCTTCCTGGTGGCCCACGAGGAGTTCGCCGGCTGGGCCGGGGAACGCGGTGAACGGCGGCTGCGCCAGGAGGACTTCTACCACTGGGTACGCCAGGGGCACGACCTGCTGATGGACGGCGACCACCCGGCGGGCGGCCGGTTCAACCACGACCACGACAACCGCGAGCCCCCGCCGGGCGGCGCCCGGGAACTCGACGTACCGGCTCCGTACCGTCCGCGTGAGGACGGCATCGACGCGGAGGTGCGCGAGGACCTCGACCGGTGGGAGCGCGAGGACGGCGTGCGCTTCGTCGGCCGGGACGGCCCCCGCCGCTTCCCCGCCACCCGGCGGGAGGCGCTGTCGGCCCTGCGGCGTTTCGTGGCACACCGGCTGACGTCCTTCGGGCCGTACGAGGACGCGATGCTCACCGCCGATCCGGTGATGAGCCACAGCCTGCTGTCGTCCTCGCTGAACCTGGGGCTGCTGCACCCGGCGGAGTGCGTGGAGCGGGCCGAGCGGGCCTGGCGGGAGGGCGCCGTGCCGGTGAACAGCGCGGAGGGCTTCGTGCGGCAGATCGCGGGCTGGCGGGAGTACGTCTGGCAGCTGTACTGGCACTTCGGCGAGGACTACCGGCACCGGAACGCGCTCGGGCATACGGCGCAACTGCCCGACTACTTCGCCGAGTTGGATGCGGACGCGGTCACCGCGCACTGTCTGGCCACCGTGCTCGCCCAGGTGCGCGACACCGGGTGGACGCACCACATCCCCCGGCTGATGGTGCTGGGCAGCCACGCGCTCCAGCGCGGCTGGGACCCGGGCGCGGTGACCGACTGGTTCCACCGCTGCTTCGTCGACGGCTACGACTGGGTGATGGTGCCGAACGTGGTGGGCATGTCCCAGTACGCGGACGGCGGCCGGATGACCACCAAGCCGTACACGTCGGGCGGCGCCTACATCCACCGGATGAGCGATCTGTGCGACGGGTGCGCCTACCGGCCCACCGAGCGCACCGGCCCGCACGCCTGTCCCTACGCCGCGGGGTACTGGGCCTTCCTGCACCGGCACCGGCGGCTGCTGTCCGGCAACGCCCGGGTGCGGCGGGCGGTGCAGGGCCTGGACCGGCTCGGTGACCTGGACGAGGTGCTGCGGCAGGAGCGGCGGCGGGCCGGCGAGGTGCCGTGA
- a CDS encoding deoxyribodipyrimidine photo-lyase: protein MQTSIVLFTCDLRLSDHPPLRAAVHGGGQVIPLFVRDPAVDRAGFAVPNRLAFLADCLRDLDAGLRERGGRLVLREGDTVTEVCRVAAEADADEVHMAGDTSAFACVRERRLRRALEADGRRLYVHDTVGTAVAAGAVTPASSDHFAVFTPYFRRWSEQSLRGVLDAPRAITVPAEVGSAPLPERGEVSGVSPQLCAGGETEGRRRFTAWLRSGVHTYASRHDDLAGDATSRLSPHLHFGTLSPVEVVCRARATGGADAEAFVRQIAWRDFHRQVLAARPDAAAHDYRTHRDQWRDGKDAAAEAEAWRQGRTGYPLVDAAMRQLRQEGWMHNRGRLLTASFLTKTLYLDWRLGARHFLDLLVDGDVANNQLNWQWMAGTGTDTRPNRVLNPLAQGKRHDPDGAYVRRWVPELADIEGAAVHEPWKLPEPERSRTGYPEPVVSLAEGLDRFKRARGRS, encoded by the coding sequence ATGCAGACCTCGATCGTCCTGTTCACCTGCGACCTGCGCCTGTCGGACCACCCGCCGCTGCGCGCGGCCGTGCACGGAGGAGGCCAGGTGATCCCGCTCTTCGTGCGCGACCCGGCCGTGGACCGAGCGGGTTTCGCCGTGCCGAACCGGCTCGCGTTCCTCGCCGACTGCCTGCGGGACCTGGACGCGGGACTGCGCGAGCGGGGCGGCCGGCTGGTGCTGCGCGAGGGCGACACGGTCACGGAGGTGTGCCGGGTGGCCGCCGAGGCGGACGCCGACGAGGTGCACATGGCGGGCGACACGAGCGCCTTCGCGTGCGTGCGCGAGCGGCGGTTGCGCCGGGCCCTGGAGGCCGACGGGCGGCGCCTGTACGTGCACGACACGGTGGGCACCGCCGTGGCCGCGGGCGCGGTGACGCCGGCCTCCTCCGACCACTTCGCGGTGTTCACGCCGTACTTCCGGCGCTGGTCCGAACAGTCCCTGCGGGGCGTGCTGGACGCACCGCGCGCGATCACCGTGCCCGCGGAGGTGGGGTCCGCCCCGCTGCCGGAACGCGGCGAGGTGAGCGGCGTGTCGCCGCAGCTGTGCGCGGGTGGTGAGACGGAGGGCCGGCGCCGGTTCACCGCGTGGCTGCGCTCCGGTGTGCACACGTACGCGTCACGGCACGACGACCTGGCGGGCGACGCCACCTCCCGGCTCTCCCCCCATCTGCATTTCGGCACGCTGTCACCGGTCGAGGTGGTCTGCCGGGCCCGCGCGACCGGCGGCGCGGACGCGGAGGCGTTCGTACGGCAGATCGCCTGGCGCGACTTCCATCGCCAGGTGCTCGCCGCGCGCCCCGACGCCGCCGCGCACGACTACCGCACGCACCGCGACCAGTGGCGGGACGGGAAGGACGCGGCGGCGGAGGCCGAGGCGTGGCGGCAGGGCCGCACCGGCTATCCGCTGGTGGACGCGGCGATGCGGCAGCTGCGCCAGGAGGGCTGGATGCACAACCGGGGCCGCCTGCTGACGGCGAGCTTCCTCACCAAGACGCTGTACCTCGACTGGCGGCTGGGCGCCCGGCACTTCCTGGACCTGCTGGTCGACGGCGACGTGGCGAACAACCAGCTGAACTGGCAGTGGATGGCCGGCACGGGCACCGACACCCGGCCCAACCGGGTGCTCAACCCCCTCGCCCAGGGCAAGCGCCACGACCCGGACGGAGCCTATGTGCGGCGGTGGGTGCCGGAACTCGCGGACATCGAGGGGGCGGCCGTGCACGAGCCGTGGAAACTTCCGGAGCCGGAGCGCTCCCGGACCGGCTATCCGGAGCCGGTGGTCTCCCTCGCGGAGGGCCTGGACCGCTTCAAGCGGGCCCGAGGGCGTTCCTGA
- a CDS encoding NAD(P)/FAD-dependent oxidoreductase — MAVVDGSVVADVVVVGAGVAGLACAHDLAAAGLGVTVLEADDAVGGRMRTDRLDGFTVDRGFQVVNPAYPQLRRRLPMRFVDPRPFLPGVLVHTGDRRVLLADPRRRPDTVAALLTGRFAGPRDLMALAALGARDALAPARTLTHAPEHTTRTALADAGFSEPFVADFFRPFLAGVFLEDTLETSSRVFHLVWRSMLRGALCLPAFGVQSVPRALAAALPEGTVRLGTPVSGLADRGVLTADGRELPARAVVVATGAGAAARLLPGLAVPAHRTVTTYYHVAPRSPLKKPVLLVDTRRRVLNTCVLSEVAPGYAPRGSALVATSVLGGDEGGVRSAVTTALSEMYDTDTTAWDLLTARTIEDALPAMPPPWPLTRTCRTGQRRYVCGDHRGTGSVQGALASGARAAREVLEDLGGK, encoded by the coding sequence ATGGCCGTGGTGGACGGATCCGTGGTCGCGGACGTCGTCGTGGTGGGTGCCGGGGTCGCCGGACTGGCCTGCGCCCACGACCTGGCGGCCGCCGGGCTCGGCGTCACCGTGCTGGAGGCGGACGACGCGGTGGGCGGGCGGATGCGCACGGACCGCCTGGACGGCTTCACGGTGGACCGGGGTTTCCAGGTCGTCAACCCCGCCTACCCGCAGCTGCGCCGCCGCCTGCCCATGCGGTTCGTCGACCCGCGCCCCTTTCTGCCGGGCGTCCTGGTGCACACCGGTGACCGGCGCGTGCTGCTGGCCGACCCGCGCCGCCGCCCCGACACGGTGGCCGCACTGCTGACCGGGCGGTTCGCGGGGCCGCGCGACCTGATGGCGCTGGCCGCGCTCGGCGCCCGCGACGCGCTCGCCCCGGCCCGGACCCTCACACACGCACCCGAGCACACCACCCGCACCGCACTCGCCGACGCGGGTTTCTCCGAACCGTTCGTGGCGGACTTCTTCCGGCCGTTCCTCGCCGGGGTCTTCCTGGAGGACACCCTGGAGACGTCCAGCCGGGTGTTCCACCTCGTGTGGCGCAGCATGCTGCGCGGCGCCCTGTGCCTGCCGGCCTTCGGCGTGCAGTCCGTGCCCCGCGCCCTGGCCGCGGCCCTGCCCGAGGGCACCGTACGGCTCGGCACCCCCGTGTCCGGGCTCGCCGACCGGGGCGTGCTCACGGCGGACGGCAGGGAACTGCCCGCGCGCGCCGTCGTGGTGGCGACCGGCGCCGGTGCCGCCGCACGGCTGCTGCCCGGCCTGGCCGTGCCCGCCCACCGCACGGTCACCACGTACTACCACGTCGCCCCGCGTTCCCCCCTCAAGAAGCCCGTCCTGCTGGTCGACACCCGCCGCCGCGTGCTGAACACCTGCGTCCTCAGCGAGGTCGCCCCCGGGTACGCGCCGCGCGGCAGCGCCCTCGTCGCCACCTCGGTGCTGGGCGGCGACGAGGGCGGTGTGCGGTCGGCCGTGACCACGGCCCTGTCCGAGATGTACGACACCGACACCACCGCCTGGGACCTGCTGACCGCGCGCACCATCGAGGATGCGCTGCCCGCGATGCCGCCGCCCTGGCCGCTGACCCGCACCTGCCGTACCGGGCAGCGGCGTTACGTCTGCGGGGATCACCGGGGGACGGGTTCCGTCCAGGGCGCCCTCGCCTCGGGCGCGCGGGCGGCCCGGGAGGTGCTGGAGGACCTCGGCGGAAAGTGA
- a CDS encoding aminotransferase class V-fold PLP-dependent enzyme has translation MPPGRPAGQLLSELRDLRAADAPTRGGRTFAYVYDAGLPEVDELTEAAYGVFATVNGLDPTVFPSVARLENDVVGAVSAILGVPGAQGSFTSGGTESILLAVKTARDHARAVRGVTRPQLVLPSTAHAAFHKAAHYLGLETVVVPVDPLTFRADAPAMASAVTDRTALVVASAPSYAHGVLDPVAEIAAAAAARGVLCHVDACVGGWFLPFLARAGVPVEPFGLSVPGVTSISVDLHKYGYAHKGASVVLYRDAGLRRHQYFAYAGWPGYPVVNPTAQGTRSGGLLAQAWAVLHHLGHDGYTALARRVALAADRLLPGLRALDGVRVLGEPAGSLIAFTVHGPDGTPDLGLVLHMADEMRERGWYLQPQLSCDGLPPNLHLTLTPATGDRVEPLLADLAESLVAARACEPPAVDPALAELAATLDPDTLTPQDVTGFLAFAGLGGARGLPSRTAPVLALLDTLPSRLKERMLTEFVGSLFRI, from the coding sequence CTGCCCCCGGGCCGCCCGGCCGGCCAACTCCTGTCCGAGCTGCGCGACCTGCGGGCCGCGGACGCGCCGACCCGGGGCGGCCGGACGTTCGCCTACGTCTACGACGCGGGGCTGCCCGAGGTGGACGAGCTGACCGAGGCCGCGTACGGCGTGTTCGCCACGGTCAACGGCCTGGACCCGACGGTCTTCCCGAGCGTGGCCCGGCTGGAGAACGACGTGGTGGGCGCGGTCTCCGCGATCCTGGGGGTGCCCGGCGCGCAGGGCAGTTTCACCAGTGGCGGCACCGAGTCGATCCTGCTCGCCGTCAAGACTGCCCGGGACCACGCCCGTGCCGTGCGCGGGGTGACCCGGCCGCAGCTGGTGCTGCCCTCGACGGCCCACGCGGCCTTCCACAAGGCGGCCCACTACCTGGGGCTGGAGACGGTGGTGGTCCCGGTCGACCCGCTGACCTTCCGCGCCGACGCCCCGGCCATGGCGAGCGCGGTCACCGACCGCACCGCCCTGGTGGTCGCGTCGGCCCCGTCGTACGCGCACGGAGTGCTCGACCCGGTGGCCGAGATCGCCGCGGCCGCCGCGGCGCGGGGCGTGCTGTGCCATGTCGACGCGTGCGTCGGCGGCTGGTTCCTGCCGTTCCTCGCCCGCGCGGGGGTCCCGGTCGAACCGTTCGGCCTCTCGGTCCCGGGCGTCACCTCGATCTCGGTGGACCTGCACAAGTACGGCTACGCCCACAAGGGGGCCTCGGTCGTCCTGTACCGGGACGCCGGGCTGCGCCGCCACCAGTACTTCGCGTACGCGGGCTGGCCCGGCTATCCGGTGGTCAACCCGACCGCGCAGGGCACCAGATCCGGCGGGCTGCTGGCGCAGGCGTGGGCGGTGCTGCACCACCTCGGCCACGACGGGTACACCGCCCTGGCCCGCCGGGTGGCGCTGGCCGCGGACCGGCTGCTCCCCGGCCTGCGGGCGCTGGACGGCGTCCGGGTACTGGGCGAACCGGCGGGCAGCCTGATCGCGTTCACCGTGCACGGTCCGGACGGCACGCCCGATCTGGGGCTGGTGCTGCACATGGCGGACGAGATGCGGGAGCGCGGCTGGTATCTCCAGCCGCAGCTCTCCTGCGACGGTCTCCCGCCGAACCTGCATCTGACCCTGACCCCGGCGACCGGCGACCGGGTCGAACCACTGCTGGCGGACCTGGCCGAGTCACTGGTGGCGGCGCGCGCGTGCGAGCCGCCGGCCGTGGACCCGGCGCTGGCCGAACTGGCCGCCACGCTCGACCCCGACACCCTCACGCCTCAGGACGTGACGGGATTCCTGGCCTTCGCGGGGCTGGGCGGCGCACGGGGCCTGCCGTCGCGGACGGCGCCGGTACTGGCCCTGCTGGACACCCTGCCGTCCCGGCTGAAGGAGCGGATGCTGACGGAGTTCGTCGGGTCGCTCTTCCGTATCTGA
- the gvpJ gene encoding gas vesicle protein GvpJ, translated as MTVATQGGGGGGSSGLYDVLELILDRGLVIDAFVRVSLVGIEILKIDIRIVVASVDTYLRFAEACNRLDLESGPRKPAGLTELPGKLKESGGHGAAKGVLSGAAEAMSDAFHQARSDRPRRA; from the coding sequence ATGACCGTGGCGACACAGGGTGGTGGCGGTGGCGGTTCCAGTGGCCTCTACGACGTGCTGGAGCTCATTCTCGACCGGGGGCTGGTGATCGACGCGTTCGTGCGGGTCTCCCTCGTCGGTATCGAGATCCTGAAGATCGACATCCGGATCGTGGTCGCCAGCGTCGACACGTACCTGCGCTTCGCCGAGGCGTGCAACCGGCTGGACCTGGAATCGGGGCCGCGGAAGCCGGCCGGGCTCACCGAACTCCCCGGGAAGCTCAAGGAGTCCGGCGGGCACGGTGCGGCCAAGGGTGTCCTGTCCGGGGCCGCGGAGGCGATGTCGGACGCCTTCCACCAGGCGCGGAGCGACCGGCCCCGGCGCGCCTGA
- a CDS encoding DUF4097 family beta strand repeat-containing protein: MTSSWSRPSHPNSVRKSRRRGRVAWAGCALVPLLALTACDRGGDRAAVPGAVPSGRGGGFEKAALADGSRLVITTQGGVRVVGTDDGSVSVDGGTLARWDGDGGTHTLDLPCDEGDDRARDNCGGMPLVHVPSGVTLTVRARNAGIDVSDVRGELSLSTVNGDVTVQDSGTKGARQHLVTRNGSVRATGLAVREVGAETVNGDVDLLCTTSPDALDGVTRNGSVRVTLPAGAPPYATDASTVNGRSTVDLPAADSTDHRHRLTLRTVNGDTEVHRG, from the coding sequence ATGACGTCATCGTGGAGCAGGCCGAGCCATCCGAACTCCGTACGAAAGTCCCGCCGTCGCGGGCGCGTGGCCTGGGCCGGGTGCGCGCTGGTGCCGCTCCTCGCGCTGACGGCCTGCGACCGCGGCGGTGACCGGGCGGCCGTGCCGGGGGCCGTGCCCAGCGGGCGCGGAGGGGGGTTCGAGAAGGCCGCGCTCGCGGACGGCAGCCGTCTCGTCATCACCACCCAGGGCGGGGTGCGGGTCGTCGGGACGGACGACGGCAGCGTGTCGGTGGACGGCGGGACCCTCGCCCGCTGGGACGGGGACGGCGGGACGCACACCCTCGACCTGCCCTGCGACGAGGGCGACGACCGGGCCAGGGACAACTGCGGCGGAATGCCGCTGGTTCACGTGCCCTCGGGGGTGACGCTCACCGTGCGGGCCCGCAACGCCGGGATCGATGTGAGCGATGTGCGGGGCGAGTTGAGCCTGAGCACGGTCAACGGTGATGTCACCGTGCAGGATTCGGGCACGAAGGGGGCCCGTCAGCACCTGGTGACCCGTAACGGTTCCGTCCGCGCGACCGGCCTCGCGGTGCGCGAGGTGGGGGCCGAGACGGTCAACGGTGACGTCGACCTGCTGTGCACGACCTCGCCCGACGCGCTCGACGGTGTGACCCGCAACGGCTCCGTGCGCGTGACCCTCCCGGCGGGCGCGCCGCCGTACGCGACCGACGCGAGCACCGTCAACGGCCGCTCCACCGTGGACCTTCCGGCCGCCGACTCCACCGACCACCGGCATCGGCTGACTCTGCGCACCGTCAACGGCGACACCGAGGTCCACCGGGGCTGA
- a CDS encoding alpha/beta hydrolase → MTSPVPTSSTRTVDLPGGLSVTIEERGTSSGGRGFLLLHGGAGPRTMTGLAEALAEHAYTVVPTHPGFQGTPRPEWCDAPADLAVAYLDLLDLLGLDEVMVIGSSVGGWIASEMALRDTRGRIGSLTLINAVGIHAVQQRDAVIDVRTLAPAELAQLSFADPAFRPDFSSFSDEQRAQGAANQRTLAVYGGEEFSYDPKLRGRLHRVDVPVLVVWGERDGIASTAYGRGYATSFPHGHFAPIPEAGHFPHIEQLGRTLGAIGDFADTVVNQPSAA, encoded by the coding sequence ATGACCTCCCCTGTTCCCACCAGCAGCACCCGCACCGTCGACCTCCCCGGCGGCCTCTCCGTCACCATCGAGGAGCGCGGCACCAGTTCCGGCGGCAGGGGCTTCCTGCTGCTGCACGGCGGCGCGGGCCCCCGGACGATGACCGGGCTGGCCGAGGCGCTCGCCGAGCACGCGTACACCGTCGTTCCGACCCACCCGGGTTTCCAGGGGACGCCCCGTCCCGAGTGGTGCGATGCGCCGGCCGATCTCGCCGTCGCCTACTTGGACCTGCTCGACCTCCTCGGTCTGGACGAGGTCATGGTGATCGGCAGTTCGGTCGGCGGATGGATCGCCTCCGAGATGGCCCTGCGGGACACCAGGGGCCGGATAGGCAGTCTCACCCTGATCAACGCAGTGGGCATCCACGCGGTGCAGCAGCGGGACGCGGTCATCGACGTCCGCACCCTGGCGCCGGCCGAACTCGCTCAACTGTCCTTCGCCGACCCGGCCTTCCGCCCCGACTTCTCCTCCTTCAGCGACGAGCAGCGGGCGCAGGGGGCCGCCAACCAGCGGACCCTCGCGGTCTACGGGGGTGAGGAGTTCTCGTACGACCCGAAGCTGCGCGGCCGTCTGCACCGCGTGGACGTGCCGGTGCTGGTGGTCTGGGGCGAGCGGGACGGCATCGCCTCCACGGCCTATGGCCGCGGCTACGCCACGTCCTTCCCCCACGGACACTTCGCGCCCATCCCCGAGGCCGGGCACTTCCCGCACATCGAGCAGTTGGGGCGCACCCTCGGTGCCATCGGCGACTTCGCCGACACCGTGGTGAACCAGCCGTCCGCGGCCTGA
- a CDS encoding cupin domain-containing protein, with protein sequence MNSVAIVPPDGGEVIELGPASVRILEDGGTTAHRLGIGEITLAPHSAGPPQHRHAEHDEGFYVVSGTARFTVGHEDHEAPPGTLVMVPPGVPHTFANPGDEPLVMVNTFTPDLYVRYFRDLRDTATRDGELTGPATARVMARYATTPATEYD encoded by the coding sequence ATGAACAGCGTCGCGATCGTTCCCCCTGACGGGGGCGAGGTGATCGAGTTGGGACCGGCGAGCGTGCGCATCCTGGAGGACGGCGGCACGACCGCGCACCGCCTCGGAATCGGCGAGATCACTCTCGCCCCGCACAGCGCGGGACCGCCCCAGCACCGCCACGCCGAACACGACGAGGGCTTCTACGTGGTCTCCGGCACGGCCCGGTTCACCGTGGGCCACGAGGACCACGAGGCCCCGCCCGGAACCCTGGTGATGGTGCCGCCCGGCGTGCCGCACACCTTCGCCAACCCGGGCGACGAACCCCTCGTGATGGTCAACACCTTCACGCCCGACCTGTATGTGCGCTACTTCCGCGACCTGCGCGACACGGCCACGCGGGACGGGGAGCTGACGGGTCCCGCCACCGCGCGGGTGATGGCCCGTTACGCGACCACGCCGGCCACGGAGTACGACTAG
- a CDS encoding TetR/AcrR family transcriptional regulator, with translation MTWQPSQPSRTSQPSSASGMTGRANQKLRTRRAIVQAAAELSRTGQEVTMAEIAAAALVSEATAYRYFPDLVSLLQEAIAGRLPEPGEALAGVEHSTDPVERVAAATEFLLRHVLARQGVVRAMIAGTVARPERSARPGLRFGLIEHALAPGAEAMDPAALEQLKRGLAVVVSAEALFNLTDLYGLDPEEAIASVVATAASLTRAALRQNR, from the coding sequence ATGACTTGGCAGCCCTCGCAGCCCTCGCGGACCTCGCAGCCCTCATCGGCCTCCGGCATGACCGGCCGCGCCAACCAGAAGCTCCGCACCCGGCGGGCGATCGTGCAGGCCGCGGCCGAACTGAGCCGTACCGGGCAGGAGGTGACGATGGCCGAGATCGCCGCGGCGGCCCTCGTGTCCGAGGCCACGGCCTACCGCTACTTCCCCGATCTGGTCAGCCTCCTCCAGGAGGCCATCGCCGGCCGGCTCCCCGAACCGGGGGAGGCGCTCGCCGGGGTCGAGCACTCCACCGATCCGGTGGAACGCGTCGCCGCCGCGACCGAGTTCCTGCTGCGCCACGTACTGGCCCGGCAGGGCGTGGTCCGCGCCATGATCGCCGGAACCGTCGCCCGCCCCGAGCGGTCCGCCCGTCCCGGACTGCGGTTCGGGCTGATCGAGCACGCGCTGGCCCCGGGGGCCGAGGCGATGGACCCCGCCGCTCTGGAACAGCTCAAGCGCGGCCTCGCGGTGGTGGTCAGCGCCGAGGCGCTCTTCAACCTCACCGACCTGTACGGCCTGGACCCGGAGGAGGCCATCGCCAGCGTCGTGGCCACCGCGGCGTCCCTCACCCGTGCCGCCCTGCGGCAGAACCGCTGA
- a CDS encoding NAD(P)H-binding protein, with protein sequence MTSTGTTLVIGATGTTGSRTAARLTAAGHRVRAAGRRGTPVAGAEPVAFDWYEPATHAAALDGVDRVYLVPPPGEPDPAPLMLPFLRQARAAGVRRAVLLSSSAIPEGGPAVGLVHQALPGLFGQWAVLRPSWFMQNFTGAHAHSRSIREEGTLWTATGAGRVGFVDAEDIAAVAVRALTDERAPDTDLVLTGPETLGYDDIAATLTEVTGRPVVHRRLSYAHMRDRLAAQLPLEFAEILAGMDRAIAEGAEDRVTDTVERLTGRPPRSFRALLESEPRHGG encoded by the coding sequence ATGACCTCCACCGGGACCACCTTGGTCATCGGCGCCACGGGCACCACCGGCAGCCGTACCGCCGCGCGGCTGACGGCCGCGGGCCACCGCGTCAGGGCCGCCGGCCGCCGCGGCACCCCGGTCGCCGGCGCCGAGCCGGTCGCCTTCGACTGGTACGAGCCCGCCACCCACGCGGCGGCCCTCGACGGAGTCGACCGCGTCTACCTCGTACCGCCTCCGGGAGAGCCCGACCCCGCGCCGCTCATGCTGCCGTTCCTCCGACAGGCCCGCGCCGCGGGGGTACGCCGAGCGGTCCTGCTGAGCTCGTCGGCGATTCCCGAGGGCGGCCCGGCGGTGGGCCTGGTGCACCAGGCCCTGCCCGGCCTGTTCGGCCAATGGGCGGTTCTCCGGCCCTCATGGTTCATGCAGAACTTCACCGGCGCGCACGCGCACAGCCGCAGCATCCGCGAGGAAGGCACGCTCTGGACCGCCACGGGAGCCGGCCGGGTCGGTTTCGTCGACGCCGAGGACATCGCGGCGGTGGCCGTGCGCGCCCTGACCGACGAGCGGGCCCCCGACACCGACCTCGTCCTCACCGGACCCGAGACGCTCGGCTATGACGACATCGCCGCGACCCTCACCGAGGTCACCGGCCGGCCCGTGGTGCACCGCCGGCTGTCCTACGCGCACATGCGCGACCGGCTCGCGGCCCAACTGCCGCTGGAGTTCGCGGAGATCCTGGCCGGCATGGACCGCGCCATCGCCGAGGGGGCGGAGGACCGCGTCACCGACACGGTCGAGCGCCTGACCGGCCGGCCTCCGCGCAGCTTCCGGGCCCTCCTGGAGAGCGAGCCGCGACACGGCGGCTGA
- a CDS encoding nuclear transport factor 2 family protein: MSAPTSPADLYRHSLRLLLDKDIPAWVALWAEDGLMEFPFAPADRPRRLEGKEAVAAYMRHYPDHIDLHDFPDLRIHQTTEPGTIVVEMRGVGRMVETGAPFDMTYIAVVTVRDGRFTSYRDYWNPLAVQEPGTDFTGSSR, encoded by the coding sequence ATGTCCGCACCGACGTCCCCGGCGGATCTGTACCGCCACAGCCTGCGACTGCTGCTCGACAAGGACATTCCCGCCTGGGTGGCGCTGTGGGCCGAGGACGGCCTCATGGAGTTCCCCTTCGCCCCGGCGGATCGGCCCCGGCGCCTGGAGGGCAAGGAGGCCGTCGCCGCCTATATGCGCCACTATCCCGACCACATCGATCTGCACGACTTCCCCGATCTGCGCATCCACCAGACCACCGAGCCGGGGACGATCGTGGTCGAGATGCGCGGCGTCGGCCGCATGGTGGAGACCGGCGCCCCCTTCGACATGACGTACATCGCCGTCGTGACCGTTCGGGACGGACGCTTCACCTCGTACCGCGACTACTGGAACCCCCTCGCCGTCCAGGAGCCCGGCACCGACTTCACCGGGAGCAGCCGATGA